One Pseudomonas brassicacearum genomic region harbors:
- a CDS encoding efflux RND transporter permease subunit: MTSPIHFTPSPDNAFDDFDPRSGSVLERALFNHRLWVLLLCLATTLVLGWQSSRVELNASFEKMIPTHHPYIANYLEHQQELSGLGNAVRIAVVNKRGDIYDSAYLKTLQALSDKVYLLPGVDRAYMKSLWTPATRWVAVTEAGLDGGPVIPDNYDGGDASLAALRRNVQLSNEIGQLVAFDHASSIIHVPLLQRTPDGQPLDYTKLSQQLESLRSQYQSDSIDIRITGFAKKVGDLIAGLRQILMFFAVAILITAVVLYWYTRCIRSTSLVVFCSLVAVVWQLGLLPLLGYQLDPYSVLVPFLVFAIGMSHGAQKMNGIMQDIGRGMHRVVAARFTFRRLFLAGLTALLCDAVGFAVLMIIKIQVIQDLAMIASIGVAVLIFTNLILLPVLLSYVGVSRRAARLSLKSEHAEQAGQNRHGFWRFLDLFTQRRWAALCIALSLALATVGFVVSLQLKVGDLDAGAPELRADSRYNQDDAFLTQHYGASSDLFAVMIKTPASACSRYDILSKVDALDWQLRTLPGVDSTNSLALLNRRMLVGLSEGNPKWYELQNNQAMLNMVTAGAPRGLYNEDCSLLTLYVYLSDHKAQTLTRLVEHVERFAAANNTDEVQFLLAAGNAGIEAATNIVVKQANREMLFWVYGAVILLCLITFRSWRATICAVIPLMLTSILCEALMVWLNIGVKVATLPVIALGVGIGVDYALYVMSILLGHMRQGTSLSESYYRALLSTGKVVMLTGVTLAIGVATWMLSPIKFQADMGVLLAFMFVLNMVGALVLLPALAHFLLPSKRVSKGRAAPEPLDETSRPMNVPLIGATAEAARVQRSQSKKTSGHEQAAANQVAP, encoded by the coding sequence ATGACGTCCCCTATCCATTTCACCCCGTCCCCTGACAATGCCTTCGATGACTTTGATCCGCGTTCCGGCTCGGTACTTGAGCGAGCCTTGTTCAACCATCGTCTGTGGGTGTTGCTGTTGTGCCTGGCGACCACGCTGGTGCTCGGTTGGCAGTCCAGCCGTGTCGAGTTGAATGCCAGTTTCGAAAAAATGATCCCCACCCATCATCCCTATATCGCCAACTACCTGGAGCACCAACAGGAACTGAGCGGGCTGGGTAACGCGGTGCGCATTGCCGTGGTCAACAAGCGAGGCGACATCTACGACAGCGCCTACCTCAAGACCCTGCAGGCGTTGAGCGACAAAGTCTACCTGCTGCCCGGTGTCGACCGAGCGTACATGAAGTCGCTGTGGACACCGGCCACACGCTGGGTGGCGGTGACCGAAGCGGGCCTGGACGGTGGACCGGTGATTCCGGACAACTACGATGGTGGCGACGCCAGCCTCGCGGCATTGCGGCGCAATGTGCAGCTGTCTAACGAGATCGGTCAGTTGGTGGCTTTCGACCACGCTTCGAGCATCATCCATGTCCCGCTGCTGCAGCGCACCCCCGACGGCCAGCCACTGGACTACACCAAACTGTCGCAACAACTGGAGTCGCTGCGCAGCCAATACCAGAGCGATAGCATCGACATTCGCATCACCGGTTTCGCCAAGAAAGTCGGTGACCTGATCGCCGGCCTGCGGCAGATCCTGATGTTCTTTGCCGTGGCCATCCTGATCACCGCCGTGGTGCTCTACTGGTACACCCGCTGCATACGCAGCACCTCGCTGGTGGTGTTCTGCTCGCTGGTGGCGGTGGTCTGGCAGCTCGGCCTGCTGCCGTTGCTGGGCTATCAACTGGACCCTTATTCGGTGCTGGTGCCGTTTTTGGTGTTTGCCATTGGCATGAGCCATGGCGCACAGAAGATGAACGGCATCATGCAGGACATCGGTCGTGGCATGCACCGTGTGGTCGCCGCACGCTTCACCTTCCGCCGCCTGTTTCTCGCCGGTCTCACCGCATTGCTCTGCGACGCGGTGGGCTTTGCGGTGCTGATGATCATCAAGATCCAGGTGATCCAGGACCTGGCGATGATTGCCAGCATCGGCGTGGCTGTGCTGATCTTCACCAATCTGATCCTGCTGCCAGTGCTGCTTTCCTATGTGGGCGTCAGCCGCCGTGCTGCGCGCCTGAGTCTGAAAAGCGAACACGCCGAACAAGCCGGCCAGAATCGCCACGGGTTCTGGCGCTTCCTCGACCTGTTCACCCAGCGTCGCTGGGCTGCGCTGTGCATTGCCCTGAGCCTGGCACTGGCGACTGTCGGCTTCGTGGTCAGCCTGCAATTGAAAGTCGGCGATCTCGACGCCGGTGCCCCGGAGTTGCGGGCCGACTCGCGCTACAACCAGGATGACGCGTTCCTGACCCAGCATTACGGCGCCAGCAGCGATCTGTTCGCGGTCATGATCAAGACGCCGGCCAGCGCCTGTTCGCGCTACGACATCCTGAGCAAGGTCGATGCCCTCGACTGGCAACTGCGCACCTTGCCTGGTGTGGATTCGACCAATTCGCTGGCGCTGCTTAACCGTCGGATGCTGGTCGGCCTCAGCGAAGGCAACCCGAAGTGGTACGAGCTGCAGAACAACCAGGCGATGCTCAACATGGTCACCGCCGGTGCGCCCCGCGGGCTGTACAACGAAGACTGCAGCCTGCTGACACTGTATGTCTACCTCTCCGACCACAAGGCGCAAACCCTGACCCGCCTGGTGGAGCACGTCGAACGGTTCGCCGCTGCGAACAATACCGACGAGGTGCAGTTCCTCCTTGCCGCTGGCAATGCCGGGATCGAAGCAGCGACCAATATCGTGGTCAAGCAGGCCAATCGCGAAATGCTGTTCTGGGTCTACGGGGCGGTGATCCTGCTGTGCCTGATCACCTTCCGTTCCTGGCGCGCCACGATTTGTGCGGTGATTCCGCTGATGCTCACCTCGATCCTCTGTGAAGCGCTGATGGTCTGGCTGAACATCGGCGTCAAGGTCGCGACCCTGCCGGTCATCGCCCTCGGCGTGGGTATCGGGGTCGACTACGCGCTTTACGTGATGAGCATCCTGCTCGGGCATATGCGCCAGGGTACAAGCCTGTCGGAGTCGTATTACCGGGCGCTGCTATCCACCGGCAAGGTGGTGATGCTGACCGGTGTGACCCTGGCGATTGGCGTGGCCACCTGGATGCTTTCGCCGATCAAGTTCCAGGCCGACATGGGCGTGCTGCTGGCCTTCATGTTCGTCTTGAACATGGTCGGGGCGCTGGTGCTGCTGCCGGCCCTGGCGCACTTCCTGTTGCCGAGCAAGCGTGTCAGCAAGGGACGGGCCGCGCCTGAACCCTTGGATGAGACCAGTCGCCCGATGAATGTGCCGCTCATCGGCGCCACGGCGGAGGCGGCCCGTGTGCAGCGCTCGCAGAGCAAGAAGACTTCCGGCCACGAACAAGCAGCGGCTAATCAAGTCGCGCCATAA
- a CDS encoding cupin domain-containing protein codes for MQQLPGFKRVVTGHDAQGQAVVALSGPTPNSFPLKAVPGTVFHEIWNSAASPAVLDNGDDPTSKPLQLSPGPLGSVIRVVDIPPDSVQNQVSAEDAAATFVEIGQAHAGTGQADSKHKLMHRTETLDYGVVTEGEVWLVLDGEEVHLKRGDIVVQRGTNHAWSNRTEQMARMLFVLLDGRFAPELHGEQP; via the coding sequence ATGCAACAACTTCCAGGTTTCAAACGCGTGGTCACCGGGCACGATGCCCAGGGCCAGGCGGTGGTCGCGCTCAGCGGACCGACGCCCAACAGTTTCCCGCTCAAGGCGGTCCCCGGCACGGTCTTCCATGAGATCTGGAACAGTGCCGCCAGCCCGGCCGTTCTGGATAACGGTGACGATCCCACCAGCAAGCCGCTTCAATTGAGTCCCGGGCCGCTGGGCAGTGTGATCCGCGTGGTGGATATCCCACCTGACAGCGTGCAGAACCAGGTCAGTGCCGAAGATGCCGCGGCGACCTTCGTCGAAATCGGCCAGGCCCATGCCGGTACGGGCCAGGCTGATTCCAAACACAAACTGATGCACCGCACCGAAACGCTCGATTACGGCGTGGTCACGGAAGGCGAGGTCTGGCTGGTGCTGGACGGCGAGGAGGTGCATCTCAAGCGTGGTGACATTGTCGTGCAGCGAGGCACCAATCACGCCTGGAGTAATCGCACCGAGCAGATGGCGCGCATGCTGTTCGTGCTGCTCGATGGCCGCTTCGCCCCCGAACTGCACGGAGAACAACCATGA
- a CDS encoding aromatic ring-hydroxylating dioxygenase subunit alpha, which translates to MNYLLNTWYIAGWADELVPGALLGRTIVERPILFFRDSQGAVQAIDDRCPHRFAPLRMGKIVGDSVQCPYHGLRFDGHGQCTHNPHGEGSIPKAACVRSFPAVERHGAIWVWPGDPALASDALIPDFSFFEQAPTHAKGNGYLPTRAHYELLSDNIMDLSHVDFLHPDTLGGGALSRVRASVEELSNDRVRISWWAPDDVPPPAFGAHLEDPTRADVWAEVIWHAPGLMLLGSGATAPGRPREEGPVTWNLHLMTPQDATNTHYFFANTRSFEQHNEQLNAFVQKMLIGIFSDEDKPMVEAQQRQIGEVELLGLNPVLLPVDAGAVRCRRVLRRLIESERAAAEQPVGTP; encoded by the coding sequence ATGAATTATTTGCTCAACACCTGGTACATCGCTGGCTGGGCAGACGAGCTTGTGCCGGGAGCGCTGCTTGGAAGAACCATTGTCGAGCGGCCCATCCTGTTCTTTCGCGACAGCCAGGGCGCGGTCCAGGCGATCGATGATCGCTGCCCACATCGGTTTGCCCCGCTGCGCATGGGCAAGATTGTCGGCGACAGCGTTCAATGCCCGTACCACGGCTTGCGTTTCGATGGCCACGGCCAATGCACGCACAATCCCCATGGCGAAGGCAGTATCCCCAAGGCCGCCTGTGTGCGCTCGTTCCCTGCCGTTGAACGCCATGGGGCGATCTGGGTCTGGCCTGGCGATCCGGCACTGGCCAGCGATGCGCTGATTCCCGATTTTTCCTTTTTTGAGCAGGCGCCAACCCATGCCAAGGGCAATGGGTATTTGCCTACCCGCGCCCACTACGAGCTGCTGTCGGACAACATCATGGATCTGAGCCATGTTGATTTCCTGCACCCCGATACGCTGGGTGGCGGTGCGTTGTCACGGGTGCGCGCCAGCGTCGAGGAACTGTCCAATGATCGCGTGCGCATCAGCTGGTGGGCCCCTGACGACGTGCCCCCGCCGGCGTTCGGCGCGCATCTTGAAGACCCGACTCGGGCAGACGTCTGGGCCGAGGTGATCTGGCATGCGCCCGGCCTGATGCTGCTGGGCAGTGGCGCCACCGCGCCAGGGCGCCCGAGGGAGGAGGGGCCGGTGACTTGGAACCTGCACCTGATGACCCCACAGGACGCAACGAATACCCATTACTTCTTCGCCAACACGCGCAGTTTCGAGCAGCACAATGAACAGTTGAATGCCTTTGTCCAGAAGATGTTGATCGGCATTTTTTCCGATGAAGACAAACCCATGGTCGAGGCCCAGCAGCGTCAGATTGGCGAGGTTGAATTGCTTGGCCTTAACCCTGTGTTGCTGCCGGTCGATGCCGGTGCCGTGCGCTGCCGCCGGGTCCTGCGTCGTTTGATCGAGTCCGAGCGGGCGGCCGCTGAACAGCCGGTGGGTACCCCGTGA
- a CDS encoding fumarylacetoacetate hydrolase family protein: MKLSTLKDHSRDGRLLVVSRNLAWAVDASDIAATLQQAIDHWSSVETALRARYDALNEGALASAFAFDPRQAAAPLPRAWQWLDASSFLSHGERMQKAFALDPIEGVEHTPLMYQGCGDDFLGPHDDIVLPSEAHGIDFEGEYAVLVDDVPMGCSAEAAASHIRLILQVNDVSLRALAPREMKTGFGFIQAKSSSSFAPVAVTPDELGEAWRDGRVHLPLRVQWNGQWFGHAHGGAMHFGFHQLIAHAALTRRLRAGCLIGSGTVSNADPSVGAACIAERRAVEMIEQGAPQTPFMRFGDRVFMEVLDQQGQPVFGAIDQRVVQGDLPCV; this comes from the coding sequence ATGAAGCTGAGCACCCTCAAGGATCACAGTCGCGACGGTCGTCTATTGGTAGTATCGCGCAACCTGGCTTGGGCGGTGGATGCCAGCGATATTGCCGCGACGCTGCAGCAGGCCATCGATCATTGGTCAAGCGTCGAGACTGCTTTGCGCGCCCGCTATGACGCCTTGAACGAGGGGGCACTGGCAAGTGCCTTTGCCTTCGATCCGCGGCAGGCCGCTGCACCGTTGCCACGTGCCTGGCAGTGGTTGGATGCGTCGTCCTTCCTCAGCCATGGGGAGCGGATGCAGAAGGCTTTTGCGCTTGATCCCATCGAGGGCGTCGAACACACACCGCTGATGTATCAGGGCTGCGGCGACGATTTCCTGGGGCCCCACGATGACATCGTGCTGCCCAGTGAGGCCCATGGCATCGACTTCGAAGGTGAATACGCGGTGCTGGTCGATGACGTGCCCATGGGCTGTTCGGCAGAAGCGGCCGCAAGCCATATTCGCCTTATCCTGCAAGTCAACGATGTCAGCCTGCGAGCGCTCGCACCCCGTGAAATGAAGACCGGCTTCGGTTTTATCCAAGCCAAATCCTCATCCAGTTTTGCCCCGGTGGCGGTTACCCCAGACGAGCTGGGCGAGGCCTGGCGCGACGGGCGTGTGCACCTGCCGCTGCGAGTGCAATGGAACGGCCAGTGGTTTGGTCACGCCCATGGCGGTGCCATGCATTTTGGCTTTCATCAATTGATTGCTCACGCAGCGCTGACCCGGCGCCTCAGGGCCGGCTGCCTGATAGGTTCCGGCACCGTTTCCAATGCCGATCCCAGCGTTGGCGCTGCCTGCATCGCCGAACGTCGTGCCGTCGAGATGATTGAGCAAGGTGCACCACAAACACCCTTCATGCGCTTTGGCGACCGCGTGTTCATGGAAGTCCTCGATCAGCAAGGGCAGCCGGTCTTCGGCGCGATAGACCAACGTGTCGTGCAGGGAGACCTGCCATGCGTGTGA
- a CDS encoding PDR/VanB family oxidoreductase produces MIDVVVTRKRREADGIYSFELAAVDHRSLPAFSAGSHIDVHLPNGLVRQYSLCNHPEECHRYLLGVLLDPASRGGSQAMHEQVQEGSRLSISEPRNLFPLEHGAGYSLLFAGGIGITPILCMAERLAQSGAAFELHYCGRSAERMAFIEYIRHSPFAHRVHVHVDDGEGSQRLNAARVLSAPTRDRHLYVCGPNGFMEHVLGTAREQGWTEAQLHREYFAAVAVPTHETGGFEVQLASTGQCLQVPADRSVAQVLLEAGIDIPLSCEQGICGTCLTRVLEGEPEHRDMFLTDAERARNDQFTPCCSRAKSARLVLDL; encoded by the coding sequence ATGATCGACGTCGTTGTGACCCGCAAGCGTCGCGAAGCCGATGGAATCTACAGCTTCGAATTGGCCGCGGTCGATCACCGCTCGCTGCCGGCTTTCAGCGCCGGCTCGCATATCGACGTGCATCTGCCTAATGGCCTGGTGCGCCAGTACTCGCTGTGCAATCACCCGGAAGAATGTCACCGCTACCTGCTGGGCGTGTTGCTCGACCCGGCGTCTCGCGGCGGTTCGCAGGCCATGCACGAGCAGGTGCAGGAAGGTAGCCGGCTGAGTATCAGTGAGCCACGCAACCTGTTCCCGCTGGAGCATGGGGCAGGGTACAGCCTGCTGTTCGCTGGTGGTATCGGCATCACGCCGATCCTTTGTATGGCCGAGCGCCTGGCCCAAAGCGGCGCTGCTTTCGAGCTGCACTATTGCGGCCGTTCAGCTGAACGCATGGCCTTTATTGAGTACATCCGCCATTCGCCATTTGCCCACCGTGTGCATGTCCATGTCGACGATGGTGAAGGTTCCCAGCGTCTCAACGCCGCTCGGGTTTTATCCGCGCCGACCCGCGACCGTCACCTGTATGTCTGTGGCCCGAACGGCTTCATGGAGCACGTGCTTGGTACCGCGCGCGAGCAGGGCTGGACCGAGGCGCAATTGCACCGTGAGTATTTTGCCGCCGTCGCGGTCCCGACCCATGAGACGGGTGGTTTTGAGGTGCAGCTGGCCAGCACCGGGCAGTGTCTGCAAGTGCCGGCCGATCGTAGCGTGGCCCAGGTGCTGCTTGAGGCCGGCATCGACATTCCCTTGTCCTGCGAACAGGGCATCTGCGGCACCTGCCTGACGCGCGTACTGGAGGGTGAGCCAGAGCATCGCGACATGTTCCTGACCGATGCCGAGAGGGCCCGCAATGACCAGTTCACGCCGTGCTGCTCTCGCGCCAAGAGCGCGCGACTGGTTCTCGATCTTTAA
- a CDS encoding cyclase family protein gives MQSTKRRLVDLSVTLDNNPYTDPPPLLPKIDYMDHQQGWPEMAAMFPGLSKAQLPGDESWAAERLQITTHSGTHMDAPWHYASTTDGGKPAFGIDELPLDWCLQPGVKLDFRHLPDGHVVSAAEVQAELARIGHELQPLDIVLVNTRAGALFGQPGYLDAGVGIGREATLYLLERGVRVVGTDAWSWDAPFKYTRERFAATGDASIIWEGHKAGRDIGYGQMEKLANLECLPANGFQVSCFPYKIRHASAGFVRAVAIFEE, from the coding sequence ATGCAATCAACTAAACGCCGCCTGGTGGACCTGTCCGTTACCCTGGATAACAACCCTTACACCGATCCACCGCCGTTGCTGCCGAAAATCGACTACATGGACCATCAGCAAGGCTGGCCGGAGATGGCCGCGATGTTTCCCGGCCTGTCCAAGGCGCAATTGCCTGGCGATGAGTCCTGGGCCGCTGAACGCCTGCAGATCACCACTCACAGCGGCACGCATATGGATGCGCCCTGGCATTACGCCTCGACCACAGACGGCGGCAAGCCGGCTTTTGGCATCGACGAACTGCCGTTGGACTGGTGCCTGCAACCCGGCGTGAAACTGGACTTTCGTCATCTGCCGGATGGCCATGTGGTCAGCGCCGCCGAAGTCCAGGCCGAGCTGGCACGCATCGGTCACGAGCTACAGCCACTGGACATCGTCCTGGTCAACACTCGCGCCGGTGCATTGTTCGGGCAGCCGGGCTATCTGGATGCCGGGGTGGGCATTGGTCGTGAGGCGACGTTGTATCTACTGGAGCGCGGGGTGCGCGTGGTCGGCACTGACGCCTGGAGCTGGGATGCGCCATTCAAATACACGCGCGAGCGCTTCGCCGCCACGGGGGACGCCTCGATCATCTGGGAGGGGCACAAGGCCGGGCGCGACATCGGCTACGGTCAGATGGAGAAACTGGCCAACCTCGAGTGTCTGCCAGCCAACGGTTTCCAGGTGTCCTGTTTCCCCTACAAGATCAGGCACGCCTCGGCCGGTTTCGTCCGCGCCGTGGCGATTTTCGAGGAGTGA
- a CDS encoding WD40/YVTN/BNR-like repeat-containing protein: MNRISQASAVLLALYLPFATSECLAGPTAVGAPLSTPAMPVPAAQKSVLIDLARAGTRLVAVGERGLVLLSDDNGQSWRQAPVPVSVSLTAVQFVDARNGWAVGHAGVVLVTRDGGEHWTLQLDGARAAQLELETAKADQATAANPEDALARVQSAERLVADGADKPFLALDFIDAQHGLIVGAYGLALWTTDGGATWQSRMGHIVNPNGMHLYAISHQGSRWFLAGEQGYLARSDDDAVSFSQLESPYDGSFFTLQSRADGALLVGGLRGNAFISKDGGDSFQRLSVPMPISFNDATRLADGRVLLVNQSGVLFRNSELTGAALLPLGKPLGRPVSSLVEAADGSLIVAGFTGLQRIAQPSTAASE; encoded by the coding sequence ATGAACAGAATCAGTCAGGCGAGCGCTGTGCTCTTGGCCCTGTATTTGCCCTTCGCCACGAGCGAGTGCTTGGCAGGGCCGACTGCCGTGGGTGCACCGTTGAGCACTCCGGCCATGCCGGTGCCGGCGGCGCAGAAGAGCGTATTGATCGATCTGGCGCGGGCCGGCACACGTCTGGTGGCCGTGGGCGAGCGCGGCCTGGTGCTGCTCTCCGACGACAACGGGCAAAGCTGGCGTCAGGCCCCGGTACCGGTTTCGGTCAGCCTGACGGCGGTGCAGTTTGTCGATGCGCGCAATGGCTGGGCAGTGGGTCACGCTGGCGTGGTATTGGTCACCCGCGATGGTGGCGAGCACTGGACGCTGCAACTCGACGGCGCACGTGCGGCGCAGCTCGAACTGGAGACAGCCAAGGCCGACCAGGCCACGGCTGCCAACCCGGAGGATGCATTGGCACGCGTACAAAGTGCCGAGCGTCTCGTCGCCGATGGCGCGGATAAGCCCTTCCTGGCGCTTGATTTCATCGATGCACAACACGGGCTGATCGTGGGGGCCTACGGGCTGGCGCTGTGGACCACCGATGGTGGCGCCACCTGGCAATCGCGGATGGGACACATCGTCAACCCGAACGGGATGCACCTGTACGCCATCAGTCATCAGGGGTCACGCTGGTTCCTCGCTGGCGAGCAGGGTTACCTGGCGCGCTCGGATGACGACGCGGTTTCGTTCAGTCAACTGGAAAGTCCTTACGATGGCAGTTTCTTCACCCTGCAGAGCCGCGCCGATGGCGCTCTGTTGGTTGGCGGTCTGAGGGGCAACGCCTTTATCTCCAAGGATGGTGGCGACAGCTTCCAACGCCTGTCAGTCCCCATGCCGATTTCCTTCAACGACGCCACCCGCCTGGCCGACGGCCGGGTGCTCCTGGTCAACCAGAGCGGTGTGCTGTTTCGCAACAGTGAGCTGACCGGGGCGGCACTGCTACCACTGGGCAAGCCCTTGGGCAGGCCTGTTTCAAGTCTGGTCGAGGCCGCCGATGGCAGCCTGATCGTCGCCGGTTTCACTGGGCTGCAGCGTATTGCGCAGCCATCCACTGCCGCTTCGGAGTGA
- a CDS encoding MFS transporter, with protein MNVERQAGLPQSLLLLLGSCLPVLGAVLLAPVLPRMQEHFADTPGVAVLVPVALTLPALMIALLAPVAGIIADRLGRKPLLIGAMFLYTLCGVLPFWLESLSAIVISRAGIGLAEAAIMTCCTTMMGDYYSGARRERMFALQMVATSLAAAIFIAVGGVLGEHGWRTPFALYGLGLVLLPLMAWLLWEPRAREVTAATAVRTAFPWRVLAPLYGLAFLAGLSLFIVPVQVGFLLNLLHVDGSQQIGLTMGASQLGVLAGALGFRLLSGMPVYRKMLLAFATAGIGGGLMAAAGSHGLVVFAVLINGLGIGLMMPTLLTWIMAQVDFHQRGRAAGGFTSMFFAGEFVSPLVVLAITGGVSSVLPAALGIVAGVQLLVAVACIRLRGRGTAFPAIVAVDPER; from the coding sequence ATGAACGTTGAGCGCCAGGCGGGCTTGCCGCAGTCATTGTTGCTGTTGCTCGGCAGTTGCTTGCCGGTGCTGGGTGCGGTCCTGCTGGCGCCTGTATTGCCGCGTATGCAAGAGCATTTCGCCGACACACCGGGTGTGGCGGTGCTGGTGCCCGTGGCCTTGACGTTACCGGCGCTGATGATTGCGCTGCTGGCCCCCGTCGCGGGAATCATCGCCGACCGGCTCGGGCGCAAGCCGTTGCTGATCGGTGCGATGTTTCTCTACACCCTCTGTGGCGTGTTGCCTTTCTGGTTGGAGTCGCTGTCGGCCATCGTGATCAGCCGCGCCGGTATCGGCTTGGCCGAGGCGGCGATCATGACCTGTTGCACCACGATGATGGGTGACTACTACAGCGGTGCGCGGCGTGAGCGCATGTTCGCCCTGCAAATGGTCGCCACCTCGCTGGCGGCGGCGATTTTCATTGCCGTCGGTGGCGTGCTCGGCGAGCACGGTTGGCGCACCCCATTTGCCCTGTATGGGTTAGGACTGGTGCTTCTGCCGTTGATGGCCTGGCTGCTATGGGAGCCGCGTGCGCGTGAAGTCACAGCGGCAACGGCGGTAAGAACGGCGTTCCCCTGGCGCGTCCTGGCTCCATTGTATGGACTGGCGTTCCTGGCAGGCCTGAGCCTGTTCATCGTGCCGGTACAGGTCGGTTTCCTGCTCAACCTGCTGCATGTCGACGGCTCGCAGCAGATCGGATTGACCATGGGCGCCAGTCAGCTCGGCGTGCTGGCCGGCGCCTTGGGTTTTCGCTTGCTGAGCGGCATGCCGGTGTACCGGAAAATGCTCCTGGCCTTCGCCACGGCCGGTATCGGCGGCGGGCTGATGGCGGCGGCCGGCAGCCACGGGCTGGTGGTGTTCGCCGTCCTGATCAATGGCCTGGGCATTGGCCTGATGATGCCGACCTTGCTCACCTGGATCATGGCCCAGGTTGACTTCCACCAGCGCGGCCGCGCCGCCGGCGGCTTCACGTCGATGTTTTTTGCCGGTGAGTTCGTCAGCCCGCTGGTGGTGCTGGCTATCACGGGTGGGGTGAGCAGCGTTTTGCCAGCCGCGCTAGGGATCGTTGCGGGCGTTCAACTCTTGGTGGCCGTGGCTTGCATTCGGTTGCGTGGCCGCGGGACAGCTTTTCCCGCCATCGTCGCCGTGGACCCTGAACGCTGA
- a CDS encoding NAD-dependent epimerase/dehydratase family protein: MRVMITGANGFIGRTLVRRLLETNELRGQSISTLILLDKELVGFAEDKRLRLHYGSVTDAALLRRALADGIDVVFHLVSIPGGAAEEHYSLGYQVNLLASLELFDQLREQPGTPVLVYASSVAVYGGDLPTRIDERAAPRPQLSYGAHKVMVEMALSDLARRGEVDGRAVRLPGIVARPREPNGLRSAFMSDLLHAFAEGQPYCCPVSSQAQAWWMSVRCCVDNLLRAAELPAAELGESRVWQLPLLHLSIAQVIDALAAVYGQERRALISFAPDAGLQALFGNFPAMKTPLARALGFRHDGSAGALIRNSLKAAAPARRVRGRVALGVSENAIN; the protein is encoded by the coding sequence ATGCGTGTGATGATTACCGGGGCCAATGGTTTTATCGGGCGGACACTGGTGAGGCGATTGCTCGAAACCAATGAACTACGCGGCCAGTCCATCAGCACCTTGATATTGCTGGATAAAGAGTTGGTGGGGTTTGCCGAGGACAAGCGTTTGCGCCTGCATTACGGCAGTGTCACCGACGCGGCGTTGTTGCGTCGCGCGTTGGCCGATGGCATCGACGTGGTTTTTCACCTGGTGAGCATTCCGGGCGGGGCGGCCGAGGAGCATTACTCTCTGGGCTACCAGGTCAACTTGCTGGCGAGCCTGGAGTTGTTTGACCAATTACGCGAACAGCCTGGCACGCCAGTGCTAGTGTATGCCAGCAGCGTGGCGGTGTACGGCGGCGACCTGCCGACGCGCATCGACGAGCGTGCCGCACCGCGCCCGCAACTGAGTTACGGCGCCCACAAGGTGATGGTGGAAATGGCGCTCAGCGACCTGGCCCGACGAGGCGAGGTGGACGGTCGTGCCGTGCGCTTGCCCGGCATTGTCGCCCGTCCCCGTGAACCCAATGGACTGCGTTCGGCGTTCATGAGCGATCTGTTGCACGCCTTCGCCGAAGGCCAGCCGTATTGCTGTCCGGTTTCGTCGCAGGCGCAGGCATGGTGGATGTCCGTGCGGTGTTGCGTGGATAACCTGTTGCGGGCAGCCGAACTGCCAGCCGCCGAGCTCGGCGAGTCACGTGTCTGGCAGTTACCGTTGTTGCACCTGTCCATTGCCCAGGTCATCGATGCCCTGGCCGCTGTCTACGGCCAGGAGCGCCGCGCGCTGATCAGCTTCGCGCCGGATGCTGGACTGCAAGCGCTATTCGGCAACTTCCCCGCAATGAAGACCCCTCTGGCCCGTGCCCTTGGCTTTCGCCATGACGGCTCTGCCGGCGCCTTGATACGTAACAGTTTGAAAGCTGCTGCCCCGGCGCGTCGTGTGCGTGGGCGGGTGGCGCTTGGAGTGAGCGAAAATGCAATCAACTAA